The window ACGGGGCCAGGCTTGGGCCGCGGGCATTGATGAAATGACCCGGGCCCGGGCCGGTTTTCGGCATGTCTCACAACGCAAGGCCCATGTCCAGCGACACTAAACCGGAAGATAAACAGACGGAACAGGCCGGGGTGTCCCCCGTATCCAGCCTGAACATCCTGTTGGCGGGCAGGCTGGCGGTCATCTCCTTCTTCATGGGGCTGGTGGTTTTCTTCCAGTTCCGCCACGGGGCGCTGGCAAAGTCTTTGCCCGCCCTGCTCCCGGTGGCCTCTGCCTATCTACTTTCCATCATTTACGCCACAGCGGCCCGGTTCATAAAAAACATTCCCCGTTTCATATATGTCCAGCTCATCATAGACATCATCCTCATCACCGGAACCCTCTATTTCACCGGGGGGGCCGACAGCCCATTCACTTTCCTGTACATCTTCGTGATAATAGGCGCCGCCATCCTTATATCCAAACCGGCGACCTATGTAATGGCGTCCACCGCCAGCGCCCTGTACGCCGGGATGGTGAATCTGGAGTTTTTCCAGCTTATCCAGCCTTACCATATTTTCCCCCCGGCCTACAAAGAGGTGAACGCCGGATACCTTTTCCTTACGGCCGTGATGAACATATCGTTCTTCTACCTTGTTGCGTGGTTGTCCGGCTATCTAACGGGGCTGTACAGAAAAACCGACCTGCAACTTATCAAGAAGAGCCAGGATTTCACAGAGCTGGAGGCCTTTAATAAAAACGTCCTCACCTATATGGGCTCAGGCTTCCTGGCGGCGGACCTGGACGGAACCATATTACGCCACAACCCTGCCGCTGAAAGGATATTGGGGTTGGAGTCCAAAGAAATAGACCGGGCCAATATCTCCAAAGCGTTATGCCTGCCTTCCATAGCCAGGGTTTTCACCGAAGACCCAGATGAGCTTGGCGAGCTCACCCGCCAGTATGACTGGACCTTCACAAAGAAGGACGGGAACGAGG of the Nitrospinota bacterium genome contains:
- a CDS encoding PAS domain S-box protein; this encodes MSSDTKPEDKQTEQAGVSPVSSLNILLAGRLAVISFFMGLVVFFQFRHGALAKSLPALLPVASAYLLSIIYATAARFIKNIPRFIYVQLIIDIILITGTLYFTGGADSPFTFLYIFVIIGAAILISKPATYVMASTASALYAGMVNLEFFQLIQPYHIFPPAYKEVNAGYLFLTAVMNISFFYLVAWLSGYLTGLYRKTDLQLIKKSQDFTELEAFNKNVLTYMGSGFLAADLDGTILRHNPAAERILGLESKEIDRANISKALCLPSIARVFTEDPDELGELTRQYDWTFTKKDGNEASLNMTISRLAINGETKALIAVFQDLTNLKQMERQVANAERLAAIGRVAAGIAHEIRNPLASLSGSIQMLSADMDHLLDQSGKRLINIITREADRLNRIITQFLVYASPPQPKPSLVDLSLVLNETVTLFRADPRGKDRLEIETHIEPALMVNVDQEQVRQVIWNLLVNALEAMEEKGKITLTALTEQYQGKTHPALGALSQDCPLCVRISIKDNGVGISPENLERIFEPFFSTKMGGTGFGLPTAHKIIESHKGKIKVASHPGRGTTFTIWLPGAKTAATVA